One Pseudomonas sp. HOU2 genomic window carries:
- a CDS encoding PleD family two-component system response regulator, producing the protein MNDLQIDDIKTDENAAMVLLVDDQAMIGEAVRRGLSNEENIDFHFCSDPHQAIAQAVRIKPTVILQDLVMPGLDGLSLVREYRNHPATKDIPIIVLSTKEDPLIKSAAFSAGANDYLVKLPDTIELVARIRYHSRSYMTLLQRDAAYRALRVSQQQLLDTNLVLQRLMNSDGLTGLSNRRHFDEYLELEWRRSLRDQSQLSLLMIDVDYFKSYNDSFGHVEGDEALRKVATAIRDASARPSDLPARYGGEEFALVLPNTSPGGARLVAEKLRQTVAALKIPHNTPGEGASLTISIGLATMVPQAGSDCRLLISAADRGLYLAKNNGRNQVGIE; encoded by the coding sequence ATGAATGATTTACAGATCGACGACATTAAAACCGACGAAAACGCCGCCATGGTGTTGTTGGTGGACGATCAGGCGATGATCGGCGAAGCCGTGCGCCGTGGGCTGTCGAATGAAGAGAACATCGACTTCCACTTCTGCTCCGATCCGCACCAGGCCATCGCCCAGGCGGTACGGATCAAGCCGACGGTGATTCTGCAGGACCTGGTGATGCCCGGCCTCGACGGCCTGAGCCTGGTGCGCGAATACCGCAATCACCCGGCGACCAAGGACATCCCGATCATCGTGCTGTCGACCAAGGAAGACCCGCTGATCAAGAGTGCGGCGTTCTCCGCCGGGGCCAACGATTATCTGGTCAAGCTGCCGGACACCATCGAGCTGGTGGCGCGCATCCGTTACCACTCGCGCTCGTACATGACCCTGTTGCAGCGCGATGCGGCGTACCGTGCGTTGCGCGTCAGCCAGCAGCAGTTGCTCGACACCAACCTGGTGCTGCAACGGCTGATGAACTCCGATGGGCTGACCGGGCTGTCCAACCGCCGGCACTTCGACGAGTACCTGGAGCTGGAATGGCGCCGCTCGCTGCGCGACCAGAGCCAGTTGTCGTTGCTGATGATCGACGTCGATTACTTCAAGTCCTACAACGACAGCTTTGGCCACGTCGAGGGCGACGAAGCGCTGCGCAAGGTCGCCACGGCGATCCGCGACGCCAGCGCCCGACCATCGGACCTGCCGGCACGCTACGGCGGTGAAGAGTTCGCGCTGGTGCTGCCGAACACCTCACCGGGCGGCGCACGCCTGGTGGCGGAGAAGCTGCGCCAGACCGTGGCAGCGCTGAAGATTCCGCACAACACCCCGGGGGAGGGCGCGAGCCTGACCATCAGCATTGGTTTGGCGACGATGGTGCCGCAGGCGGGCAGCGATTGCCGGCTGCTGATTTCGGCGGCGGATCGTGGCCTGTACCTGGCCAAGAACAATGGCCGTAATCAGGTCGGGATCGAATAA
- the prfB gene encoding peptide chain release factor 2 (programmed frameshift) produces the protein MEINPILNTIKDLSERSETIRGYLDYDQKHERLIEVNRELEDPAVWNKPEYAQELGRERASLAQIVDTLDELSSGLADSRELLDMAVEENDEGAVNDVVELLQGLEESLAKLEFRRMFSHEMDPNNAYLDIQAGSGGTEAQDWANILLRMYLRWADKRGFDATIMELSAGEVAGIKGATVHIKGEYAFGWLRTEIGVHRLVRKSPFDSGNRRHTSFSAVFVSPEIDDKVEIEINPADLRIDTYRSSGAGGQHVNTTDSAVRITHVPTNTVVSCQNERSQHANKDTAMKMLRAKLYEQEMQKRNAASQALEDTKSDIGWGHQIRSYVLDASRIKDLRTNIERSDCDKVLDGDIDEYLEASLKSGL, from the exons ATGGAAATCAACCCGATCCTGAACACCATCAAGGACCTGTCCGAGCGCTCCGAAACTATTCGGGGGTATCTT GACTACGATCAAAAGCATGAGCGTCTGATCGAAGTCAATCGCGAGCTTGAAGATCCTGCAGTCTGGAACAAACCTGAATACGCCCAGGAACTGGGCCGCGAGCGAGCATCGCTGGCGCAGATCGTCGACACCCTGGATGAGCTGTCCAGCGGTCTGGCCGATTCCCGCGAGCTGCTCGACATGGCCGTTGAAGAAAACGACGAAGGCGCGGTAAACGACGTCGTTGAACTGCTTCAAGGGCTTGAAGAGTCACTGGCCAAGCTTGAATTCCGCCGCATGTTCAGCCACGAGATGGACCCGAACAACGCCTACCTGGACATCCAGGCCGGCTCCGGCGGTACCGAGGCCCAGGACTGGGCCAACATCCTGCTGCGCATGTACCTGCGCTGGGCCGACAAACGCGGTTTCGACGCGACCATCATGGAACTGTCGGCCGGTGAAGTCGCCGGTATCAAGGGCGCGACCGTGCACATCAAGGGTGAATACGCCTTTGGCTGGCTGCGCACCGAGATCGGCGTGCACCGTCTGGTACGCAAGAGCCCGTTCGACTCCGGCAACCGTCGTCACACCTCGTTCTCTGCGGTGTTCGTCTCGCCAGAGATCGACGACAAGGTCGAAATCGAAATCAACCCGGCAGACCTGCGGATCGACACCTATCGTTCCTCCGGTGCCGGTGGTCAGCACGTAAACACCACCGACTCGGCCGTACGTATCACCCACGTACCGACCAACACCGTGGTCAGCTGCCAGAACGAACGTTCCCAGCACGCCAACAAGGACACCGCCATGAAAATGCTGCGGGCCAAGTTGTACGAGCAGGAAATGCAGAAGCGCAACGCCGCTTCCCAGGCGCTGGAAGACACTAAGTCGGACATCGGCTGGGGTCACCAGATCCGTTCGTACGTGCTCGACGCGTCGCGGATCAAGGACCTGCGCACCAACATTGAACGCAGCGACTGCGACAAGGTACTCGACGGCGACATCGACGAATACCTGGAAGCCAGCCTGAAATCGGGGCTGTAA
- the lysS gene encoding lysine--tRNA ligase gives MSDQQLDPQALQQEENSLIALRKEKLAAERAKGNAFPNDFRRENYCEDLQKKYADKTKEELAEAAIPVKVAGRIMLNRGSFMVIQDMTGRIQVYVNRKTLSEDTLAAVKTWDMGDIIAAEGTLARSGKGDLYVEMTNVRLLTKSLRPLPDKHHGLTDTEQRYRQRYVDLIVNEEVRQTFRVRSQVIAHIRSFLMKRDFLEVETPMLQTIPGGAAAKPFETHHNALDMEMFLRIAPELYLKRLVVGGFEKVFEINRNFRNEGVSTRHNPEFTMLEFYQAYADYEDNMDLTEELFRELAQLVLGSTDVPYGDKVFHFGEPFARLSVFDSILKYNPELTADDLNDIDKARAIAKKAGAKVLGFEGLGKLQVMIFEELVEHKLEQPHFITQYPFEVSPLARRNDENPNVTDRFELFIGGREIANAYSELNDAEDQAERFMAQVADKDAGDDEAMHYDADFVRALEYGMPPTAGEGIGIDRLVMLLTNSPSIRDVILFPHMRPQA, from the coding sequence ATGAGCGACCAACAACTCGACCCGCAAGCCCTGCAACAGGAAGAAAACTCCCTGATCGCCCTGCGCAAGGAAAAGCTGGCTGCCGAGCGCGCCAAGGGCAACGCCTTCCCGAACGACTTCCGCCGCGAAAACTACTGCGAAGACCTGCAGAAGAAATACGCGGACAAGACCAAGGAAGAGCTGGCCGAGGCTGCAATCCCGGTCAAGGTTGCCGGTCGCATCATGCTCAACCGTGGCTCGTTCATGGTGATCCAGGACATGACCGGTCGCATCCAGGTCTACGTCAACCGTAAAACCCTGTCCGAAGACACCCTGGCCGCCGTCAAGACCTGGGACATGGGCGACATCATTGCCGCCGAAGGCACCCTGGCGCGTTCCGGCAAGGGTGACCTGTACGTCGAAATGACCAACGTGCGCCTGCTGACCAAGTCGCTGCGCCCGCTGCCGGACAAGCACCACGGCCTGACCGACACCGAACAGCGCTACCGTCAGCGTTACGTTGACCTGATCGTCAACGAAGAAGTACGCCAGACCTTCCGCGTACGCTCGCAAGTGATCGCGCACATCCGCAGCTTCCTGATGAAGCGCGACTTCCTCGAAGTCGAAACGCCGATGCTGCAGACCATTCCTGGCGGCGCCGCAGCCAAGCCGTTCGAAACCCACCACAACGCGCTGGACATGGAAATGTTCCTGCGTATTGCGCCTGAGCTGTACCTCAAGCGTCTGGTGGTTGGCGGTTTCGAGAAAGTGTTCGAGATCAACCGCAACTTCCGTAACGAAGGCGTTTCGACGCGTCACAACCCTGAATTCACCATGTTGGAGTTCTACCAGGCTTACGCCGACTACGAAGACAACATGGACCTGACCGAAGAACTGTTCCGTGAACTGGCACAGCTGGTTCTGGGCAGCACCGACGTGCCGTACGGCGACAAGGTGTTCCACTTCGGCGAGCCGTTTGCCCGTCTCTCGGTGTTCGACTCGATCCTCAAGTACAACCCTGAGTTGACCGCCGATGATCTGAACGACATCGACAAGGCGCGCGCCATCGCCAAGAAGGCCGGCGCCAAGGTGCTGGGCTTCGAAGGTCTGGGCAAGTTGCAGGTGATGATTTTCGAAGAGCTGGTCGAGCACAAGCTGGAGCAGCCGCACTTCATCACCCAGTACCCGTTCGAAGTGTCGCCGCTGGCCCGTCGCAACGACGAGAACCCGAACGTCACCGATCGTTTCGAGCTGTTCATCGGCGGCCGTGAAATCGCCAACGCCTACTCCGAGTTGAACGACGCGGAAGACCAGGCCGAGCGCTTCATGGCGCAGGTGGCCGACAAGGACGCCGGCGACGACGAAGCCATGCACTACGACGCCGACTTCGTGCGGGCGCTGGAGTACGGCATGCCGCCAACGGCCGGTGAAGGTATCGGCATTGACCGTCTGGTGATGTTGCTGACCAACTCGCCGTCGATCCGCGATGTGATCCTGTTCCCGCACATGCGACCGCAAGCGTAA
- a CDS encoding TetR family transcriptional regulator: MVAIAQEGAAGIATAVAESVQYQGRKASRQGSEQRRQDILDAAMRIVVRDGVRAVRHRAVAAEAGVPLSATTYYFKDIDDLLTDTFAQYVERSAAYMAKLWINNEGLLREMVVSGDGSPESRSQLADDIARLMADYVHRQLVNRREHLMAEQAFRQEALLNPRLADLVRSHQQILLQGTCQLFQVLGSREPQQDAKVLTAIIGRMEYQGLLNDAEPLAEQDMLGILTRYMHLVLASV, translated from the coding sequence ATGGTTGCAATCGCTCAAGAAGGTGCAGCGGGTATCGCCACTGCGGTCGCTGAAAGTGTTCAGTACCAGGGCCGCAAGGCCAGCCGACAGGGCAGTGAGCAGCGTCGACAGGACATTCTCGACGCGGCGATGCGCATTGTCGTGCGTGACGGCGTGCGCGCCGTGCGCCATCGGGCCGTGGCGGCCGAGGCCGGTGTGCCGCTGTCGGCCACCACCTATTACTTCAAGGATATCGATGACTTGCTCACCGATACCTTCGCCCAATACGTCGAACGCAGCGCGGCCTACATGGCCAAGCTGTGGATCAACAACGAAGGCCTGCTGCGCGAGATGGTCGTCAGTGGCGACGGCAGCCCCGAGTCGCGCTCGCAACTGGCGGACGATATCGCGCGGCTGATGGCCGACTATGTGCACCGGCAACTGGTCAACCGGCGCGAGCACCTGATGGCCGAGCAGGCGTTCCGCCAGGAAGCGCTGCTCAACCCGCGGCTGGCGGATCTGGTGCGCTCGCATCAGCAGATTCTGCTGCAGGGCACCTGCCAGTTGTTCCAGGTGCTGGGCTCGCGTGAACCGCAACAGGATGCCAAGGTGTTGACGGCGATTATCGGACGGATGGAATATCAGGGCCTGCTCAACGACGCCGAGCCATTGGCCGAACAGGACATGCTCGGGATTCTGACGCGGTATATGCATCTGGTCCTGGCTTCGGTCTGA
- a CDS encoding flavohemoglobin expression-modulating QEGLA motif protein, whose amino-acid sequence MDDYQQTIRTLSDRIVLAQTPIRVLDAVKWDENIRKGFLKAKGKEMPAVDRDYYLNRPLSFDSSKVKLEFQNIERDITRQLGQFNPVGQIMRRMCKEYRMVVRMLEARGTEDFGLISQELYGAASDAFHAGDPTLADLGLMMSDYLNNIDGRGDLKDEPKVLTAKDAVHLLQTRLNKVFGEAEETIRVFESDGIVADAAAGADYIKIRTDALFNDRDVRALEVHEGLVHVGTTLNGLNQPICTFLSKGPPSSTVTQEGLAILMEIITFASYPSRLRKLTNRTRAIHMVEEGADFLQVFEFFREQGFEMAESYGNASRVFRGSTPTGLPFTKDLSYLKGFIMVYNYIQLAVRKGKLEQVPLLFCGKTTLEDMRTLRQLVDEGLVVPPKYLPEQFRDMNALSAWMCFSNFLNHLSLDRIEADYSNIL is encoded by the coding sequence GTGGACGATTACCAGCAGACGATACGCACGCTGTCCGATCGCATTGTGCTGGCGCAGACGCCGATCCGCGTGCTCGATGCGGTGAAGTGGGACGAGAACATCCGCAAGGGCTTTCTCAAGGCCAAGGGCAAGGAAATGCCGGCGGTGGATCGCGACTACTACCTCAATCGGCCGCTGTCCTTCGATTCGAGCAAGGTCAAACTGGAATTCCAGAACATCGAGCGCGACATCACCCGCCAGCTCGGCCAGTTCAACCCGGTCGGGCAGATCATGCGGCGCATGTGCAAGGAATACCGCATGGTGGTGCGCATGCTCGAAGCGCGCGGCACCGAGGATTTCGGCCTGATCTCGCAAGAGCTGTACGGAGCCGCCTCCGACGCGTTCCACGCCGGCGACCCGACCCTGGCCGACCTCGGCCTGATGATGTCCGACTACCTGAACAACATCGATGGCCGTGGCGACCTGAAGGACGAGCCGAAAGTCCTCACCGCCAAGGACGCCGTGCACCTGCTGCAAACCCGTTTGAACAAGGTGTTTGGCGAGGCCGAGGAAACCATCCGGGTGTTCGAGTCCGACGGCATCGTTGCCGACGCGGCGGCGGGCGCCGACTACATCAAGATCCGCACCGACGCGCTGTTCAACGACCGCGACGTGCGCGCACTGGAAGTCCACGAAGGCCTGGTGCACGTCGGCACCACCCTCAACGGCTTGAATCAGCCGATCTGCACCTTCCTGTCCAAAGGCCCACCCTCGTCGACGGTGACCCAGGAAGGCCTGGCGATCTTGATGGAAATTATCACCTTCGCCTCCTACCCGAGTCGCCTGCGCAAACTGACCAACCGCACCCGTGCCATTCACATGGTCGAGGAGGGCGCGGACTTTCTGCAGGTGTTCGAGTTCTTCCGCGAGCAGGGCTTCGAAATGGCCGAAAGCTACGGCAATGCCAGTCGTGTTTTCCGTGGCTCGACGCCGACCGGTCTGCCATTCACCAAAGACTTGTCCTACCTCAAGGGCTTTATCATGGTTTACAACTACATTCAGTTGGCCGTGCGTAAAGGCAAGCTTGAGCAGGTGCCGCTGCTGTTCTGCGGCAAGACCACCCTGGAAGACATGCGTACCCTGCGGCAGTTGGTCGATGAAGGTCTGGTGGTGCCGCCGAAATACCTGCCGGAACAGTTCCGCGACATGAACGCGCTGTCGGCGTGGATGTGCTTCTCCAACTTCCTCAATCACTTGAGCCTGGACCGGATCGAGGCGGATTACTCCAATATCCTGTAG
- a CDS encoding alpha/beta hydrolase — protein sequence MRILGILCLLLTLGGCSSLLFYPEPGQIFTPEKAKLEYRTVTLVTADGLKLNAWWLPAKPGVAVKGTVLHLHGNGGNLPMHLGGSWWLPKNGYQVLLVDYRGYGLSEGKPSLPAIYQDIDAAFAWLDKAPEVKGKPLILLGQSLGGSMAVHWLVQHPERQKQLKAFVLDGVPASYRSVGQYALSTSWLTWPFQVPLSWLVPDGDSAINSMPQLTGVPKLIFHSIDDPLVPMANAIRLYQAAPPPRVLQLTRGGHVQTFGDPVWRQVMLRYLEDPEHFNGLRRLGEIPNYPQAPNSEDESPQ from the coding sequence ATGAGAATCCTCGGCATCCTTTGCCTGCTCCTGACCCTCGGTGGTTGCAGTTCGCTGTTGTTCTACCCCGAACCGGGCCAGATCTTCACCCCGGAAAAAGCCAAACTCGAATACCGCACCGTCACACTGGTCACGGCGGATGGCTTGAAGCTCAATGCCTGGTGGCTACCAGCCAAACCCGGCGTCGCAGTCAAAGGCACAGTCCTGCACCTGCACGGCAACGGCGGCAATCTGCCGATGCACCTCGGCGGCAGTTGGTGGTTGCCGAAAAACGGTTATCAGGTGCTGCTGGTGGATTATCGCGGCTATGGCTTGTCCGAGGGCAAACCGAGTCTGCCGGCGATCTATCAGGACATCGACGCTGCGTTCGCCTGGCTCGACAAGGCGCCAGAAGTCAAAGGCAAACCGCTGATCCTCCTCGGCCAGAGCCTCGGTGGTTCGATGGCCGTGCATTGGCTGGTGCAGCACCCCGAGCGGCAGAAGCAACTCAAGGCCTTCGTACTTGACGGTGTGCCCGCCAGTTACCGCAGCGTCGGCCAGTACGCGCTCAGCACCTCATGGCTGACCTGGCCATTCCAGGTGCCGCTGTCGTGGCTGGTGCCGGATGGTGACAGCGCGATCAACTCGATGCCGCAGCTCACGGGCGTGCCGAAACTGATCTTTCACAGCATCGATGACCCGCTGGTGCCGATGGCCAACGCCATCCGCCTGTATCAGGCTGCGCCGCCACCGCGCGTGCTGCAGCTGACCCGCGGCGGCCACGTGCAGACCTTCGGTGACCCGGTCTGGCGCCAGGTGATGCTGCGCTATCTGGAAGATCCCGAACACTTCAACGGCCTGCGCCGCCTCGGCGAGATCCCGAATTATCCGCAAGCCCCGAATTCTGAAGATGAGAGTCCGCAATGA